The genomic region TGTGACTGATCACCACAAGAACATTTATATTTATAAgatggtttaaaaaatatattattttgaaACATTTTACACAATATTAAGTTACAATCCAAGGCAGCTTGAGGTCAACATCCATTGAGTTGGTATTTGTGCCATCTTCTGAGGAAAGCAAGTAACTGCAAGCATTCGTTATTTTATTTTCTCAGTCATCAGTTGATGGTTTCAGTTGAGGATCAGGATATGTGAATGCTCTTCATGGAGGTTTTCACATTGGCAAATATAAAAATCAGGGGAATTAAACAAAACACCAACCCATTTTGTCTCAAGGCCTCCATAAGGGTGTCAGTGCTACAATAATGCATTTCATTTGACATTGGATGAATGACAAATTATGAGAAATCAAAATTAATGTATCAGTTTTGTATGGTTCTTGTGTCTGTGGTTTAGGACCCTTGCAGTTAGGACAAACCAATAGCCTTCCCGTTTCTCGGCCTGATGTCATAACGCCCCACCTGGCAGGAGCCATGCCTGATGTCATAACCCCCCACCTGGCAGGAGCCATGCCAATCCAAGAGCTGTCTAGGAAACGGAAGGGGGATATAGACAACAGGTAAGAGCAGAGAGACCTCACCTTTCATAAAGCAGGATAAAAATAACATTCTTATTTTTGTCTCTTACCCGGTGGACTTATATTTCATGTTCTCCATGTCTTGCAGGGAAAATGGTGATGCTCAAATAGAGGAGGAACAGAGCAGGTATTTGAAGATTCTTTAGTAATGAATTTTATCTCAGCACTAATCTTGGCAAGATCTCTCAGGGCCAGGCCAAGTGTTGAAATTAATCattttaaataatatatatttccCATTCCAATTCAGATCGGAAGATGATGATCAACAGGTGAAAATTAAATGCTTCAGGTAAGAGCCTGGGCATACATATTCATTTGGTATATTGAAAGGGAGTTAAAGACCAAATGCagccgtttaaaaaaaatctcaatatcaaataatttctgggtaacaattaagtaccttactgtgattgttttcaatcaaaatggtcaaaaataaacaaaaatatctTCTTAGCAAGAGCAGTTTTTCAAGCAAGAATTtctctgggagtggtctgagtggggaggggaaaactgaaaagcaatttggaactctcttattggcctcttaactaatttaccgcctggtgatgtcaccaggcaggccaaaactccatcccaccaaaactggctgaaatttcaggcagtcatttcaaacagctcttacactaaaaggacattatcataattttcacagtattattccaaccccatgtgaaaatatagaaaacacaggaaaatcacatttttgactgcactggcgTTAAAAAACAGGAGGATACTTTAATATTATATGTAACCTAATACTCTAATAATACAGTTGAAGCTGGTGGCATGATGCGAATGACCACATAAATGTAACgccaataataacaataacacacACGCTTTCATGTGTTGTTGCTTTTATAAATTATATCATGCTGACTTGATAGCAACCCATCAGACACCTGTATACTTAAGTGTGTGAgatatgtgtgagagagacaaaTAAGTGTAATTGTGCCCTCACTCAAAGGGAGCCACACAGCCAAATTGAAAAGCGGCGAAGGGACAAAATGAACACCCTTATCGACGAGCTGTCAGCCATGATCCCCTCCTGTAACCCCATGGCCAGAAAGCTTGACAAACTCACTGTGCTGCGAATGGCTGTGCAGCACCTCAAAGCCCTGAAAGGTAGGCCTCATCATCCCTAAACTGTCCTTACAACACAGTACCACACCAGGCAATCTTTGCAGCACCACACATCTCTTTAAGGTAGGTCTCATGAAGCTATACTAATGCAGTTAGATCCTAGGACACACGATGGCGGCAAAATACACAGCTGTGCACAAATAACTTGGTTCATTgctgataatatacagtaccagtcaaatgtttggacacacctactcattcaagggtttttcaataTTTGTACTATTTCTACTACATTATaaagtaatagtgaagacatcaaaactatgaaaaaacacacatggaatcatgtagtaaccaaacaagtgttaaacaaatcaaaatatattttatatttgagattcttcaaagtagccaccctttgcctgggtgacagctttgcacactcgtggcattctctcaaccagcttcatgaggtagtcacctggaatgcatttcaattaacaggtgtgccttgttaaaatataatttgtggaatttctttccttaatgtgtttgagtcaatcagttgtgttgtgacaatggaggggtggtatacagaagatagccctatttggtaaaagaccaagtccatattatgtaaagaacagctcaaataagcaaagagaaatgacattccatcattactttaagacatgaaggtcagtcaatgcagaaaatgtcaagaacttcaagtgcagtcgcaaaaaccatcaagtgctatgatgaaactggctctcatgaggaccgccacaggaaaggaagacccagagttaactctgctgcagaggataagttcattaaagttaactgcacctcagattgcatccaaaataaatgcttcacagagttcaagtaacagacacatctcaatatcaactgttcagaggagccttcatggtcgaattgctgcaaagaaaccactattaaaggacaccaataataagaagagacttgcttgggccaagaaacacgagcaatggacattagactggtggaagtctgtcctttggtctgatgagtccaaatttgagattcttggatttaaaccaccgtgtctttgtgagacgcagagtaggtaaaaggatgatctccgcatgtgtggttcccaccgtgaagcatggaggaggaggtgtgttgctggtgacactgtcagtgatttatctATCATTCTTGGCACACTTattcagcatggctaccacagcattctgcagcgatacgacaTCCCGTCTGATTTGCGcacagtgggactatcatttgtttttcaacaggacaatgaccaaaaacacacctccaggctatgtaagggctatttgaccaagaaggagagtgatggattgctgcatcagatgacctggcctccataatcccccgacctcaacccaattgagatgagttggacctcagagggAAGGAAAATCAGCccacaagactgttggaaaaacattacaggtgaagctggttgagagaatgtacaAGGCTGTCAtcttggcaaagggtggctactttgaagaatatcaaatatattttgatttgtttatcactttttggttactacatgattatatgttaattttttaattttacctttatttaaccaggcaagtcagttaagaacacattcttattttcaatgacagcctgggaacagtgggttaactgcctgttcaggggcagaacgacagatttgtaccttgtcagctcaggggtttgaactcacaaccttccagttactagtccaacactctaaccactaggctacgctgctgtccctgtgtgttatttcatagttttgatgtcttcactattattctacaatgtagaaactagtcaaagtaaagaaaaaccattgaaggagtatgtgtgtccaaacctttgactggtgttGTATAAAGATTTAATATTCATATGTATTTTTAACTCAAGTTATGATAGAAATGTTGAGCTCCTAAAGGACAGGTACAACACAGACTAACAGCTCAGTGCTGTGTTCGTCTCCACAGCAGGTGCTAGCAGTTCCTTTACTGATGTTAACTACAAACGCAAGCCTTCGTTTCTGCCTCAGGATGATCTCAAGCACCTGGTGCTCACGGTAGGCCGCCCTTCAATCTGTCTCAATCTCTTTCTCCAATCAACCAAAATCAAGCCCATTTGGTATTGTGGCAGCAGTCACAACAGTGGGGCTCCAAAACTAGCTGAGAATTTGGGATATGGGAAATATAATATTAACCAATAATAAATGGGTCTAGGGTTATTCCTTTATAATTACAATAATGAGGTCAAATCTACAATGGTTTTTATTTTCAAAGTGCCGAATTTTATCCAAAATTATGAGAACATGGTGGACATGTTTCTTCTTCAGATTTTAAGTCTACACTTTATTTTATGGACAGTACCACAGGTATACCCTCTTGGTTTGCTACAGTATTTTCCATTCAGTTGCTAACTAACTTTACTCTGGGAAATTCCTAATTAGAAAAGGATGTGTCAACTGCTCAGTTCAATGTAGAATTAAATATAGAAGTAGCCAGTTCTTTCCGCTCACTTGGAGTGTTCTGTTGTATAACCTTTGCCAGCTCTGATCTCCCACAAGTGTGCATGTTTGTCACACAGAGTCTTCCATTTTAGAGTAAACCGAGAGAGTGGATACACACGGATGGTTTATACACTGTAGCAGTGTCAGCGTTTTCATGGATCCAGATTGAAATATATTGAGGTTGTGCCGTGTCTCATTTCCCCAGGCTGCAGATGGGTTCCTGTTCGTGGTGAGTTGTGACAGGGGGAAGATCCTCTTTACCTCAGAATCCGTCTCCAAGTTCCTCAACTACAGTCGGGTCAGTGAACTGgttatacttaagcaataaagcctgagggggtgtggtatacggtctgatataccacggctttcagccagtTTATAATATACAATAAACAGGTCTGGCAGTCTTAATTTACTACTTCATTCTAAATTGAGCTAATTATTGAGGTGGATTCCAACAATGTCCCCATCACTCAATCCTATCTATTATCCACTTAAGTACTCTCAATGACAACTTTAGGAAGAGGTCATTACTTAACAGTGTTTATTCCATTCATTTAGTTCCATGGTTTGGTTTTCTTTGGCCATTTGTAACAGGCACCCATGCCCCTACCACTCCCATTGATTTTGAGCTAGCGGTGGCTAAAGTTAGCAGACGTTTGTAGTGGCTGTCTAAAGAAAACTGAACCATGGATTATATTTTCTCCTGGCCCATAGACTACTTACAGGATGAGGAACTATCTAACATTAAATTGTAAAATACTGACATTCTCTTTTAGTACCTTGTAATTTCTGTACCATAGTAAAGTTATACCTGAATCTGTTTCATGCTTTATATTGTGGAGGTGATGCTTGAAGTGGAGACCGGAGGTTTAACCAGAAAGTTCAGGTGGTTCTGAAGTGGGGATCTGAATCATTTGTTACCCTAGTTCAGAAgtatagttggctagctagctagctcacacaAGATTTGGTTCCGAGTTCTGAGATGAATAGTTTGGTTCTGATAATTAAAGTGCTATTTTTGTTTACAGTTGGAACTAATTGGACAGAGTCTTTTTGATTATGTCCACCCGAAGGACATTAGTAAAGTGAAAGAGCAGCTGTCAGCCTCAGGATTATACCCTCGCGAACGGCTCATAGATGCCAAAAGTAAGTCTGCAAAGACTTCATTTAAATGTATATGATGCTGGGACTTTCatatctatttctctctgtgttctgttttgTTTGTGTCTTGTTGAGATGCAGTTAAAGCTATGTCACCACTATAACGGTATTACTTTAAAGAAAGTTGCAGCTTTTATCTCAGTTCTATTAGCACAGGGGAAAGAGCAGAGAGCCTGGGTTCTGTTTGTTGTTGCTTTACTGGTTTCCACTTTGCTCTCGGTCTCTATTGAGGTCACAGATTCGTATTTTTTATGTTCTGTCTTCAATGTGtttttttatattgtaaatataaTATGATGTTGTTGTATCATAGGTTCTCCCGGTTCTTTAGCAGGGTTACAGGTGCAGGACCTTCCTGTGGGAGCAGTTCAACTGTGTACAGGGGCACGGCGCTCCTTCTTCTGCCGCATGAAGCACAGCAGAACAGTTATGAAGACAGAAGACAAAACCATCCAGCCCAGCAGCTCCAAGAAAAAGGGTGAGAGAGCCATGCAGAAAGGACTTTCACTAAATACATCATAAGAGCAGAGAGAAACGTGGTGGTCATCAACCCAGAAGCACAATTTATTTTTCTTGATTCCATCTCACTGAGGTTAGCCCTGATAGGGCCATGATTGGAATTGCATATGGGGGTTAAACGTAAACACGTGTTTTATGTACACTGTCTCCCCCTGTAGAGTCTCAACGATACTGCACTGTCCATTGCACTGGTTACATGCGGAGTTGGCCTTCCACCCAGCTGGATGCTGAGAGTGACGATAACGAGTTTACCCATCTGTCCTGCCTGGTCGCTGTGTGCCGTGTTCACCCTAACAATGCCTGTCAGCCCTCACTAGAGGTCAAGGTCAAACCCACCCAGTTTGTCACTCGCTTTGCAATTGACGGCAAGTTCACCTTCGTGGACCAACAGTAAGTTGTGCCTCTTACCCCCTCCACAAACCTTTTTGCGATTTTCGCTCATTATGAAATATTCTTGGAAAGTGTTGGCTTAATTTTGAACCAATACTGTTCATAAGGGGGCATTGTGGGCATATCCTTCACCTGATGAAAAACACTGAGAGGGAAATAAAACTGAATCTATACCCTGTGAAAGTAACCGCCCCTTTCGATTTACTTCTGGATCAAGTCCGCTAATCTTTTGAACTGGCTTCACGATTATATAATCAAATtcgtagtatatatatatatatatatatatatatatatatatatatatatatatatatatatatatatatattatatatatatatatatatatatatatattacaattaTATTTGTTTTTACTGAGTTTTTGCACTTAAGACCATTGCGCTACGTTTTTGCCCATTGAAGACCATTCAAAAAGCCTACAAAAGTTAAAAAACTACAAGGTTGAGGGGCAGTCACTTCCTGGTAACTTTCATAGCGTATTGTTCTCAGTCTTTTGTTCATATTCGATCTCTTTCAGCTGAGTTGAGTATGTTTTGATACATACTGTAATGTTAGCCAAGGCTACGGTAAGTTAAATTGGCCTTGGTTAACATTACAGTTATACCCTGGGTAACCCAACCTGTGCTTGTATTAACAGCGAAAGAAAGAAACAAATAAAGAGAAAAGCAATGACGTTGGTTAAGGCAGGCCTGGCAGGCAGTCATCTTGGATAGGGTTTGCCATGGCACCCCCTACCCATACCACAGTGGCTGTAAGTGTAATGGGGTTACCCCAAGTTTTCCGGGAACTGGTCTGAATGCATTCCAAGTGAGACAATATACCCCTTGAAGAGATGACTGTACTGATTATTTCAAGAGATGGCAGCAGTACAATACTAGTACTATTGGTTTGAAATACAGATTATAAATTGAAAAATGTTTACTTGGAACATTGTGTTGGAAATATTGTTTTTCATATAGTAAGCATGTCAAGATAAAGACCTTTTTACTTATCGGTTGTCAAATAGTTAGCTTCATTTCACAACAGGAGCCCTTTAACATATGTGCATTTATTATTGTGACCCAGGCTGTCCTAAAATGTAACACTGGTGGTGAGATCTTCTGACCAACAGCAGAGAGTGCATTGAACGCGTCAGTCCAATTTGATTTATGTTTACAGTATAATTCATATTATCTGTAAGTCGTTTTCTTTTTGTTGCTTTTGAGTGAGATTCTTTCTACTTTGGCATTTCATCCCAATTCAGGGAACAAGAACCCAGCTCACTTTACCGTGGTCAAATGTTTGACAACCATTCCATATACTATTTTCCATAGAAACAGAAAGTCTGCATCATGTATATTGATGTTTATAGTTAGTATTTATTGTGCCATTCTGAAATGATGTACATAGTTAGAACTGGTAAGTGGACAGAAGATATCAACCTGTGACTGGAGTAGGTTAAGAGAGAATAACAGCCTCCTTGTCTCTGTCCTTCAGAGCCACTACTGTTCTGGGCTACTTGCCACAGGAACTACTGGGGACGTCTTGTTATGAGTACTTCCACCAGGACGACCTGCGACCCCTCGCAGAGACACACAGGAAAGGTAATGGAGAATAGTTTGGTTGTCTTTCGTATCTACGTATGGGTGAGAACCATATGTTCTCCAGATGTGCAGGGTGCTCAAACAGATATGAATTATATTTATATACGTATAGGTGAGAACCATATGTTCTCCAGATGTGCAGGGTGCTCAAACAGATATGAATTATATTTCGGTTGCACTTTATTTTGGGTTGCAGAAGATTAACAGGTTCTTACCTTTGTCGCATGGTAAAATGGTGATTACACTATAATAACCTGTgcattatttgttttttattgGGGGGGATTCATGACTAAAACAAGCATTTCAGTGATAGAGGTGCTGTTTTGTGTCTCAACAGTTCTCCGCAGTAAAGAGAAGATTGAGACCAGCTGCTACAAGTTCAAAACAAAAGTTGGCTCCTTCGTCATGCTTCAAAGTCAGTGGTTTAGTTTTATAAACCCGTGGACCAAAGAAATTGAGTTTATTGTGTCAACAAACCGAGTTTTGTAAGTGCCTTTTCACATTAGGTCTAGATTGTGAGTTGAACAGTCTATAATGATATTcagtaaaatacatttaatttaataATCTGCTTCGAATCAAGACACAAGTTCAGTCAAAATTGTCACATTTTGGACCCAAAATGTAGCTGTTGTTCGAGAGTCCTCAGTGCTGTACTAATGACATCATACAAGGGATGTACAGTCATTTGTCATCTTACCCTCTCCACTCACAGGGGACCCGGTCACACAGAAGCTGAACAGCCGAGCAGCTCCAAGCTGTTGGACGGTAAGGAAAGGAATATTTGTCCTGGTCATTCTGGATGTTGTTTGGGTGTGTGGACCGACGTCAGCTCACTGTCCTGAACCCTCCCTCTGTTACAGAAGAGAGCAAACATACTATCCTTATCCCTGGCATCTCCACTGGCATGGCCACTATGATCTACGCTGGCAGCATAGGGACCCAGATAGCAAACGAGCTCTTGGACTCCAACAGGTGTGTTGCGTGTATTATggcattgttttacagagcttTCTTTGACCACCAGGAGGAAGCTGGTGCTTGTACAGTCGGCTTACATCGTTTTTTGTTTTATTGGCACATGACTTTGAATATTTTTTTGCCTTAGTCCTGCTTTCTTTCAACGCCAAAATGTGCAGGGTAAATTTTTCTCCATCGAGTGAAACATCCAGTCCCTTCTGTCCACCTCAGGACAGGTCTCCAATGGTCTCCTCTCATGCCAAAGTGAGTCACCTTACCTACCTCACCTCTCATCCTACAGTGTCTTTAGGGCCCTAGGCAGTAGTTGTACgttgactatatacagtatatcacaaaagtgagtacacccctcacatttttgtcaatatttgagtatatcttttcatgtgacaacactgaagaaatgacactttgctacaatgtaaagtagtgagtgtacagcttgtataacagtgtaaatttgctgtcccctcaaaataactcaacacacagccattaatgtctaaaccgctggcaacaaaagtgagtacacccctaagtgaaaatgtccaaattgggcccaatgtgtcaatattttgtgtggccaccatcattttccagcactgccttaaccctcttgggcatggagttcaccagagcttcacaggttgccactggagtcctcttccactcctccatgacgacatcacggagctggtggatgttagagaccttgcactccaccttccgtttgaggatgccccacagatgctcaatagggtttaggtctggagacatgctcggccagtccatcacctttaccctcagcttctttagcaaggcagtggtcgtcttggaggtgtgtttggggtcgttatcatgttggaatactgccctgcggcccagtctccaaagggaggggatcatgctctgcttcagtatgtcacagtacatgttggcattcatggttccctcaatgaacagtagctccccagtgccggcagcactcatgcagccccagaccatgacactcccaccaccatgcttgattgtaggcaagacacacttgtctttgtactcctcacctggttgccgccacacacgcttgacaccatctgaaccaaatacgtttatcttggtctcatcagaccacaggacatggttccagtaatccatgtccttagtctgcttgtcttcagcaaactgtttgcgggctttcttgtgcatcatctttagaagaggcttccttctgggacgacagccatgcagaccaatttgatgcagggtatggcgtatggtctgagcactgccaggctgaccccccaccccttcaacctctgcagcaatgctggcagcactcatacgtctatttcccaaagactacctctggatatgacgctgagcacgtgcactcaacatctttggtcgaccatggcgaggcctgttctgagtggaacctgtccagttaaaccgctgtatggtcttggccaccgtgctgcagctcagtttcagggtcttggcaatcttcttatagcccaggccatcttaaTGTAGAGCAACAtttctttttttcagatcctcagagaatgctttgccatgaggtgccatgttgaacttccagtgaccagtcagtatgagggagtgtgagagcgatgacaccaaatttaacacgcctgctccccattcacacctgagaccttgtaacactaacgagtcacatgacaccggggagggaaaatggctaattgggcccattttggacattttcacttaggggtgtactcacttttgttgccagcggtttagacattaatggctgtgtgttgagttattttgaggggacagcaaatttacactgttatacaagctgtacactcactactttacattgtagcaaagtgtcatttcttcagtgttgtcacatgaaaagatatactcaaatatttacaaaaatgtgaggggtgtactcaattttgtggtatactgtatatatttttttactattttcattaCGGCATAAAGGGAGAGCGTATGGTGTTTTTTACATGCAGGTCGCATAACCACTTGAGTTCTTCCTATGAACACATGCCTTGCATAGATTAAATACTTTTAATACTGATTCTAATATTTTGATGTACTTTAACTTAATAACCAGGGTAAATAGTACACCTCTTAATAGTTGCGCTTGAAGAGTTTTGTAAATGAAACTTTGTATCAAAAAATCTATAGAGCAAAGATGTTCTGTATTATTATGTACCCACTTGTCCTCTTGCAGATGTCAAATGAGGAGGTGACTGATACAGTGAGCAAGTCTGGATCAGAGTCTGCTTCAAAGGGGGCCACATACGCTGGCAGCAACACACATATGGACACAGGTAGTTACCATTCAAAATCCTATACTAAGTCATCTTAGAAGCAAGGCATTTACATGATCTTTCATTTACCTAGACTGTTATCGGTCAGACGGTTTTAAGTGTATGTTTGGGTTACTTAGTTATACTTAGAGTTATCCTTGGTTAGCATATGACTAACATAACTTTGTGTATTGGTCGATTTTGATGACAGCCCAT from Oncorhynchus kisutch isolate 150728-3 linkage group LG9, Okis_V2, whole genome shotgun sequence harbors:
- the LOC109896576 gene encoding aryl hydrocarbon receptor nuclear translocator-like protein 2 isoform X6 gives rise to the protein MLLQFLMLGEMPAGKGRERAGLEYFLHSTSIRNDPNISRHSQGPLQLGQTNSLPVSRPDVITPHLAGAMPDVITPHLAGAMPIQELSRKRKGDIDNRENGDAQIEEEQSRSEDDDQQVKIKCFREPHSQIEKRRRDKMNTLIDELSAMIPSCNPMARKLDKLTVLRMAVQHLKALKGASSSFTDVNYKRKPSFLPQDDLKHLVLTAADGFLFVVSCDRGKILFTSESVSKFLNYSRLELIGQSLFDYVHPKDISKVKEQLSASGLYPRERLIDAKTGLQVQDLPVGAVQLCTGARRSFFCRMKHSRTVMKTEDKTIQPSSSKKKESQRYCTVHCTGYMRSWPSTQLDAESDDNEFTHLSCLVAVCRVHPNNACQPSLEVKVKPTQFVTRFAIDGKFTFVDQQATTVLGYLPQELLGTSCYEYFHQDDLRPLAETHRKVLRSKEKIETSCYKFKTKVGSFVMLQSQWFSFINPWTKEIEFIVSTNRVLGPGHTEAEQPSSSKLLDEESKHTILIPGISTGMATMIYAGSIGTQIANELLDSNRVNFSPSSETSSPFCPPQDRSPMVSSHAKMSNEEVTDTVSKSGSESASKGATYAGSNTHMDTAHSPPGESSQMDLDSMVGPGLGILSNDEAAMAVIMSLLETDANLGDAVDFDNMHWSH
- the LOC109896576 gene encoding aryl hydrocarbon receptor nuclear translocator-like protein 2 isoform X2, which encodes MLLQFLMLGEMPAGKGRERAGLEYFLHSTSIRNDPNISRHSQGPLQLGQTNSLPVSRPDVITPHLAGAMPDVITPHLAGAMPIQELSRKRKGDIDNRENGDAQIEEEQSRSEDDDQQVKIKCFREPHSQIEKRRRDKMNTLIDELSAMIPSCNPMARKLDKLTVLRMAVQHLKALKGASSSFTDVNYKRKPSFLPQDDLKHLVLTAADGFLFVVSCDRGKILFTSESVSKFLNYSRLELIGQSLFDYVHPKDISKVKEQLSASGLYPRERLIDAKSSPGSLAGLQVQDLPVGAVQLCTGARRSFFCRMKHSRTVMKTEDKTIQPSSSKKKESQRYCTVHCTGYMRSWPSTQLDAESDDNEFTHLSCLVAVCRVHPNNACQPSLEVKVKPTQFVTRFAIDGKFTFVDQQATTVLGYLPQELLGTSCYEYFHQDDLRPLAETHRKVLRSKEKIETSCYKFKTKVGSFVMLQSQWFSFINPWTKEIEFIVSTNRVLGPGHTEAEQPSSSKLLDEESKHTILIPGISTGMATMIYAGSIGTQIANELLDSNRVNFSPSSETSSPFCPPQDRSPMVSSHAKMSNEEVTDTVSKSGSESASKGATYAGSNTHMDTAHSPPGESSQMDLDSMVGPGLGILSNDEAAMAVIMSLLETDANLGDAVDFDNMHWSH
- the LOC109896576 gene encoding aryl hydrocarbon receptor nuclear translocator-like protein 2 isoform X5, with product MLLQFLMLGEMPAGKGRERAGLEYFLHSTSIRNDPNISRHSQGPLQLGQTNSLPVSRPDVITPHLAGAMPDVITPHLAGAMPIQELSRKRKGDIDNRENGDAQIEEEQSRSEDDDQQVKIKCFREPHSQIEKRRRDKMNTLIDELSAMIPSCNPMARKLDKLTVLRMAVQHLKALKAGASSSFTDVNYKRKPSFLPQDDLKHLVLTAADGFLFVVSCDRGKILFTSESVSKFLNYSRLELIGQSLFDYVHPKDISKVKEQLSASGLYPRERLIDAKRLQVQDLPVGAVQLCTGARRSFFCRMKHSRTVMKTEDKTIQPSSSKKKESQRYCTVHCTGYMRSWPSTQLDAESDDNEFTHLSCLVAVCRVHPNNACQPSLEVKVKPTQFVTRFAIDGKFTFVDQQATTVLGYLPQELLGTSCYEYFHQDDLRPLAETHRKVLRSKEKIETSCYKFKTKVGSFVMLQSQWFSFINPWTKEIEFIVSTNRVLGPGHTEAEQPSSSKLLDEESKHTILIPGISTGMATMIYAGSIGTQIANELLDSNRVNFSPSSETSSPFCPPQDRSPMVSSHAKMSNEEVTDTVSKSGSESASKGATYAGSNTHMDTAHSPPGESSQMDLDSMVGPGLGILSNDEAAMAVIMSLLETDANLGDAVDFDNMHWSH
- the LOC109896576 gene encoding aryl hydrocarbon receptor nuclear translocator-like protein 2 isoform X1 codes for the protein MLLQFLMLGEMPAGKGRERAGLEYFLHSTSIRNDPNISRHSQGPLQLGQTNSLPVSRPDVITPHLAGAMPDVITPHLAGAMPIQELSRKRKGDIDNRENGDAQIEEEQSRSEDDDQQVKIKCFREPHSQIEKRRRDKMNTLIDELSAMIPSCNPMARKLDKLTVLRMAVQHLKALKAGASSSFTDVNYKRKPSFLPQDDLKHLVLTAADGFLFVVSCDRGKILFTSESVSKFLNYSRLELIGQSLFDYVHPKDISKVKEQLSASGLYPRERLIDAKSSPGSLAGLQVQDLPVGAVQLCTGARRSFFCRMKHSRTVMKTEDKTIQPSSSKKKESQRYCTVHCTGYMRSWPSTQLDAESDDNEFTHLSCLVAVCRVHPNNACQPSLEVKVKPTQFVTRFAIDGKFTFVDQQATTVLGYLPQELLGTSCYEYFHQDDLRPLAETHRKVLRSKEKIETSCYKFKTKVGSFVMLQSQWFSFINPWTKEIEFIVSTNRVLGPGHTEAEQPSSSKLLDEESKHTILIPGISTGMATMIYAGSIGTQIANELLDSNRVNFSPSSETSSPFCPPQDRSPMVSSHAKMSNEEVTDTVSKSGSESASKGATYAGSNTHMDTAHSPPGESSQMDLDSMVGPGLGILSNDEAAMAVIMSLLETDANLGDAVDFDNMHWSH
- the LOC109896576 gene encoding aryl hydrocarbon receptor nuclear translocator-like protein 2 isoform X4 yields the protein MLLQFLMLGEMPAGKGRERAGLEYFLHSTSIRNDPNISRHSQGPLQLGQTNSLPVSRPDVITPHLAGAMPDVITPHLAGAMPIQELSRKRKGDIDNRENGDAQIEEEQSRSEDDDQQVKIKCFREPHSQIEKRRRDKMNTLIDELSAMIPSCNPMARKLDKLTVLRMAVQHLKALKAGASSSFTDVNYKRKPSFLPQDDLKHLVLTAADGFLFVVSCDRGKILFTSESVSKFLNYSRLELIGQSLFDYVHPKDISKVKEQLSASGLYPRERLIDAKTGLQVQDLPVGAVQLCTGARRSFFCRMKHSRTVMKTEDKTIQPSSSKKKESQRYCTVHCTGYMRSWPSTQLDAESDDNEFTHLSCLVAVCRVHPNNACQPSLEVKVKPTQFVTRFAIDGKFTFVDQQATTVLGYLPQELLGTSCYEYFHQDDLRPLAETHRKVLRSKEKIETSCYKFKTKVGSFVMLQSQWFSFINPWTKEIEFIVSTNRVLGPGHTEAEQPSSSKLLDEESKHTILIPGISTGMATMIYAGSIGTQIANELLDSNRVNFSPSSETSSPFCPPQDRSPMVSSHAKMSNEEVTDTVSKSGSESASKGATYAGSNTHMDTAHSPPGESSQMDLDSMVGPGLGILSNDEAAMAVIMSLLETDANLGDAVDFDNMHWSH